From one Perca flavescens isolate YP-PL-M2 chromosome 19, PFLA_1.0, whole genome shotgun sequence genomic stretch:
- the per1b gene encoding period circadian protein homolog 1b encodes MSYDNSKSMPSSSTRGRVARADKKDNEQEAESEGLTSLKTSSGQPSASVTTQEQGSGNECGSIGSASPSVGSEGLSRERRGPNSDDMDGLSSGNDSGERESEGGIERDNGSRGHQSIRSSHSSSNGKDSGMLETTESNKSSNSQSLSPPSSSLAYSLLSTSSEHDPPSTSGCSSNQSARVQTQKELMKAIKELKLRLPTERKAKGHGSTINALKYALQCVKQVRANKEYYHQWSVEECHGCSLDLSAFTIEELDNITSEYTLKNTDTFSMAVSFLSGKIVYVSPQGSSLLRCKPERLQGAMFSELLAPQDVSTFYSGTAPCRLPNWASCIGFASPPVDCTQEKSMFCRISADRAQGGELRYYPFRLTPYQLTIRDSDDAEPQPCCLLISERVHSGYEAPRIPADKRIFTTSHTPSCLFQEVDERAVPLLGYLPQDLVGTPTLLYIHPEDRPMMVAIHEKIFQFAGQPFDSSPFRMCARSGEYVTIDTSWSSFVNPWSRKVAFIVGRHKVRTSPLNEDVFATPQGCDTLTTTPDVVQLSEQIHRLLVQPVHSGSSQGYSSLGSSGSRGSRHSHRQHLSAASSSDSNGPAMNKAAAAAPLHKPMTFQQICKNVHMVKTNGQQVFIESRNRLPPRKITTSGPASIRAFSSDPIRGFIADVTIPPKALIPAPLVPKEPPTGYSYQQINCLDSIIRYLDSCNIPNTVKRKCGSYTTSSTSDDDKQQEASNNTGGSVNLVSEPPPLPPLTMATKAESVASVTSQCSFSSTIVHVGDKKPPESDIIMEEAPTTPTLAPPTTTSTPSTSGLTPPANAAVTFSPLPPPPPPLQATQPERDSRRSGSVGGGGGRMGLTKEVLSTHTQQEEQAFLDRFKDLSKLHVFDQTVSSTLRCQTAAANPLSRGVRCSRDYPAAGSSTSHRRGRGGKRLKQQESSDQHSSLNRNGSRCDPRTSTAPMPLNMPIRPPTNSSSWPSVGSQASIPAAPFAPGMLPIYPVYPPLAQPLPVPDPSRFPPTQMVPPMMALVLPNYMFPQMGAAIPHPGPTPGHFYNPNFTEGYTVTPAAVPNTVPIPATCAPSRSSTPQSYSQTPADREGAESPLFQSRCSSPLNLLQLEESPSNRLEVATALAASQQATPSVQGSAAAGQSSANQRSSDDTSKENENGEANESNNDAMSTSSDLLDMLLQEDSRSGTGSAASGSGSSGTRSSGSGSGSNGCSSSGTSGMSSSQGSHTSKYFGSIDSSENDRSRKQPAGGSSSAGGDGGEEQFIKCVLQDPIWLLMANTDDKVMMTYQLPVRDMETLLREDREALRSMQKHQPRFTEDQKRELSQVHPWIRTGRLPQAINISGCAGCKSPPSVPPATPFDVEIHDIELCSVLKAQEEGARKDDKNLTETAMDETQPEDDDDDDVKEEKRTKPQDSNHDMTAAEPRAASEDVKEKTHMTH; translated from the exons ATGAGTTATGACAACTCAAAATCAATGCCCAGCAGCAGCACTCGGGGGCGAGTGGCAAGGGCCGATAAGAAAGACAATGAACAGGAAGCAGAGTCAGAAGGGTTAACCTCTCTGAAAACCAGCAGTGGTCAGCCCAGTGCCAGTGTCACCACTCAGGAGCAGGGAAGTGGAAATGAATGCGGCTCCATTGGCAGCGCGTCTCCCAGTGTGGGGTCTGAAGGTTTGTCCCGAGAACGAAGGGGGCCCAACTCCGATGATATGGATGGACTCTCCAGTGGGAACGACTCTGGTGAGAGGGAAAGCGAGGGcgggatagagagagacaacGGGTCACGTGGGCACCAGTCCATACGCAGCTCCCACAGCTCTTCAAACGGCAAAGACTCTGGCATGCTGGAAACCACAGAGAGCAACAAGAG CTCCAACTCCCAGAGTCTCTCACCTCCCAGCAGCTCCCTGGCCTACAGCCTGCTGTCGACCAGCTCGGAGCATGACCCCCCCTCCACTTCTGGCTGCAGCAGCAACCAGTCGGCGAGGGTCCAGACCCAGAAAGAGCTGATGAAGGCCATCAAGGAGCTGAAGCTCCGCCTACCAACGGAGCGCAAGGCCAAGGGCCACGGCAGCACGATAAATGCACTAAAATACGCCCTTCAGTGTGTCAAACAAGTCAGAG CCAACAAGGAGTACTATCATCAGTGGAGCGTAGAGGAGTGTCATGGCTGCAGTCTGGACTTGTCTGCCTTCACAATTGAGGAGCTTGACAACATCACATCAGAATACACCCTCAAAAACACT gACACTTTCTCCATGGCCGTGTCATTCTTGTCAGGGAAGATCGTTTACGTATCACCCCAGGGCTCGTCCCTGCTGCGCTGTAAGCCAGAGCGTCTCCAGGGGGCCATGTTTTCCGAGCTTTTGGCCCCGCAGGACGTCAGCACTTTCTACAGCGGCACAGCACCCTGCCGCCTGCCAAACTGGGCCTCCTGCATCGGGTTTG CTTCTCCTCCAGTCGATTGCACTCAGGAGAAGTCCATGTTCTGTCGAATCAGTGCCGACCGGGCGCAGGGCGGCGAGTTGCGCTACTACCCCTTTCGCCTCACGCCCTACCAGCTCACCATCAGAGACTCCGATGATGCTGAGCCACAGCCCTGCTGCCTGCTCATCTCAGAGAGGGTCCACTCCGGATACGAGG CTCCTCGTATCCCTGCAGACAAGAGGATCTTCACCACCAGTCACACTCCCAGCTGCCTCTTCCAGGAAGTTGATGAGAG GGCAGTGCCACTGTTGGGCTACCTGCCTCAGGACTTGGTGGGAACCCCCACCCTGCTCTACATCCACCCTGAAGACAGGCCTATGATGGTGGCAATACATGAGAAAA tCTTTCAGTTTGCCGGGCAGCCGTTCGACTCTTCACCCTTTAGGATGTGTGCCCGCAGTGGGGAATATGTGACCATCGACACCAGCTGGTCTTCCTTTGTCAACCCCTGGAGCCGGAAGGTGGCATTCATCGTAGGGCGCCACAAAGTCAGAAC GAGCCCTCTGAATGAAGACGTGTTTGCGACACCGCAGGGCTGCGACACTCTGACCACCACGCCTGACGTCGTGCAGCTGAGCGAGCAGATCCACCGGCTCCTGGTGCAGCCGGTGCACAGCGGCAGCTCTCAGGGCTACAGCTCACTCGGGTCCAGTGGCTCCCGAGGCTCCCGCCATTCACACCGACAGCACCTCAGTGCCGCCTCGTCCAGCGACAGCAACGGCCCCGCCATGAACAAAGCTGCCGCCGCAGCCCCTTTGCACAAACCT ATGACGTTCCAGCAGATCTGCAAAAATGTCCACATGGTCAAGACTAATGGGCAGCAGGTTTTCATCGAGTCCCGTAACCGGCTACCGCCCAGAAAAATCACCACCTCAG GCCCAGCAAGCATCAGAGCATTCAGCAGTGACCCAATCCGAGGTTTTATAGCTGACGTGACAATACCACCCAAAGCTTTGATCCCTGCACCACTTGTACCAAAGGAGCCCCCGACTGGCTACTCCTACCAGCAGATCAACTGTCTGGACAGCATCATAAG GTACTTGGATAGCTGTAACATTCCTAACACGGTTAAAAGGAAGTGTGGCTCCTACACTACCTCGTCCACGTCTGATGACGACAAACAGCAGGAGGCCAGCAACAACACAG GTGGTTCAGTTAACCTTGTAAGTGAAccacctcctctccctcccctgaCCATGGCCACAAAGGCAGAGAGTGTAGCCTCAGTCACGTCGCAGTGTAGCTTCAGCAGCACCATCGTGCATGTGGGAGACAAGAAGCCTCCTGAGTCAG ACATCATCATGGAGGAGGCCCCAACAACTCCCACTCTTGCTCCTCCTACAACTACATCAACTCCTTCCACCAGCGGTCTGACACCTCCCGCTAACGCagcagtcaccttttctcctctccctcccccgcCTCCTCCCCTCCAAGCCACTCAGCCCGAGAGGGATAGCCGGAGAAGTGGAAGTgtaggaggaggggggggccgGATGGGTCTCACAAAGGAGGTGCTGTCCACCCACACCCAGCAGGAGGAGCAGGCATTCCTTGACCGCTTCAAGGACCTCAGCAAGCTGCATGTTTTCGATCAGACGGTATCTTCGACTCTGCGCTGTCAGACCGCAGCTGCCAACCCTCTGTCACGAG GAGTGCGTTGTTCTCGGGATTACCCAGCCGCGGGAAGCAGCACCAGTCACAGACGTGGTCGTGGCGGTAAGAGACTCAAGCAGCAGGAGTCATCGGACCAGCACAGCTCTTTGAACCGGAACGGGAGCCGGTGTGACCCCAGAACCAGCACAGCTCCCATGCCCCTCAACATGCCTATCAGACCCCCAACAAACTCCTCCTCCTGGCCATCTGTAGGCTCCCAGGCCAGCATTCCCGCCGCCCCTTTTGCTCCGGGTATGCTTCCGATCTACCCAGTTTACCCGCCGCTCGCACAGCCCTTACCCGTCCCAGATCCATCACGTTTCCCACCTACCCAGATGGTACCTCCAATGATGGCCCTGGTTCTGCCCAACTACATGTTCCCCCAAATGGGAGCAGCCATCCCTCATCCAGGCCCCACCCCCGGACACTTCTACAATCCTAACTTCACAGAAGGATACACTGTCACCCCAGCAGCTGTCCCCAACACCGTACCCATTCCGGCCACCTGCGCCCCTTCTCGTAGCAGCACCCCCCAGTCCTACAGCCAGACACCTGCTGACCGTGAGGGTGCAGAGTCCCCCCTCTTCCAGTCCCGATGCTCCTCACCTCTCAACCTGTTGCAGCTGGAGGAATCCCCAAGCAACCGCTTAGAGGTGGCCACGGCCCTGGCAGCATCACAGCAAGCCACGCCTTCTGTGCAGGGCAGTGCGGCTGCGGGACAgagctcagccaatcagaggagctCTGATGATACCTCCAAGGAGAATGAGAAC GGTGAAGCTAACGAGTCCAACAATGATGCCATGTCCACCTCCAGCGACCTGCTGGATATGTTGCTGCAGGAAGACTCCCGCTCAGGCACCGGCTCAGCCGCCTCTGGGTCAGGGTCCTCTGGCACGAGGTCCTCTGGTTCCGGCTCCGGCTCCAATGGTTgtagctcctctggcaccagcGGCATGA GCAGCAGCCAGGGCAGCCACACCAGCAAGTACTTTGGCAGTATCGACTCATCAGAGAACGATCGTTCCCGCAAACAgccagcagggggcagcagTAGTGCTGGAGGGGATGGTGGGGAGGAGCAGTTTATCAAGTGTGTCCTGCAGGACCCCATCTGGCTGCTAATGGCCAACACTGATGACAAAGTCATGATGACCTATCAGCTGCCTGTCAG AGACATGGAGACTTTGCTGCGAGAAGACCGCGAGGCCTTGAGGAGCATGCAGAAACACCAGCCACGCTTCACCGAGGACCAGAAGAGGGAGCTGAGCCAGGTGCACCCCTGGATCCGCACGGGACGCCTGCCCCAAGCCATCAACATCTCC GGCTGTGCGGGCTGCAAGTCTCCCCCCTCCGTGCCTCCAGCCACTCCATTCGATGTGGAGATCCACGACATTGAGCTGTGCAGTGTGCTGAAAGCTCAGGAAGAGGGCGCCAGAAAGGACGATAAAAATCTGACCGAGACAGCCATGGATGAAACTCAGcctgaagatgatgatgatgatgacgtcaaagaagagaaaagaaccAAACCACAAGACAGCAACCACGACATGACAGCAGCAGAGCCAAGAGCGGCCTCAGAAGATGTGAAAGAGAAGACTCACATGACCCACTGA
- the pcolceb gene encoding procollagen C-endopeptidase enhancer b, whose product MEDRVWTVCFLVILTLGWTDAQSHNNFTRPIFHCGGHLVTDTGIVASEGFPSYYKPNSKCTWYITVPEGHVVMLSFRLFDMEADPTCRYDYLDVYNGHTRLVQKLGRFCGTFRPGALISTSNTMMLDMVSDDATGGRGFLASFSAGKPHVEENQFCGGRLTKSQGSVKTPNWPNSNYPAGISCSWHISVEPSNVIEVKFVKLDLEADLYCRYDYVALFNGGERDNSRRIGKFCGDRSPGTIVTNGNELLVQFISDLSVTSDGFMAHYSSVPRGSRTPTVGGDFIFRPETTSSMPQRKVVKPSKPTKPTPKPRPGLQPKPTPKPTKQPLVKKPPPRKPIVKPAVKPTAKAKPAKPTPKAPVKKPTPKPGTKSTPKPKIIKPTLKPFFKPKPTRKPAPKTKPTLKPGVKPVKPTSKSGVKPTAKPKIKPKVTPKPGVSKTVTKKPFVSKKPLPLNPLCIQACKRTGTLHSSFCPHDFVITGKVTSVTTGPRGSATVEVYIIKAYKAGQLNITKSGPIMSVTLTSTCKRCPGLLKGRNYVLMGNVDAQGNGLLSPSSFTLLYKPIHAKALANLSRKSC is encoded by the exons ATGGAGGACAGGGTGTGGACTGTGTGCTTTCTTGTCATTTTGACACTGGGATGGACTGACGCTCAGAGTCACAACAACTTCACCAG GCCCATCTTCCACTGTGGAGGCCACCTAGTCACAGACACAGGCATCGTGGCCAGTGAAGGATTCCCCAGTTACTACAAACCCAACAGTAAATGCACCTGGTACATCACT GTCCCAGAGGGCCACGTGGTTATGCTGTCTTTCCGCCTCTTCGACATGGAGGCTGACCCCACCTGTCGGTATGACTACCTGGACGTCTACAATGGTCACACCCGCTTGGTGCAGAAGCTGGGTCGTTTCTGTGGGACGTTCCGGCCTGGAGCCCTCATCTCCACCTCCAACACCATGATGTTAGACATGGTGTCAGACGATGCTACTGGAGGAAGAGGCTTTCTCGCTTCCTTTAGCGCAGGGAAGCCACATGTGGAAG AGAATCAGTTCTGTGGAGGACGTCTGACCAAATCGCAGGGATCTGTCAAGACGCCCAACTGGCCCAACTCTAATTACCCAGCAGGCATCAGCTGCTCCTGGCACATCTCTGTAGAACCAAGCAAT GTGATCGAGGTGAAGTTTGTGAAGCTGGACTTGGAGGCTGACCTGTACTGTCGCTACGACTACGTGGCATTGTTCAACGGGGGAGAGAGGGATAACTCGCGGCGGATCGGTAAATTCTGCGGAGATAGGTCACCAGG AACAATAGTGACAAACGGGAACGAGCTCCTTGTCCAGTTCATCTCTGACCTAAGCGTAACGTCAGATGGCTTCATGGCCCACTACTCCAGTGTGCCCCGCGGGTCTCGGACGCCCACCGTCGGGGGAGACTTCATCTTTCGACCTGAGACGACCTCCTCAATGCCACAACGAAAAGTCGTGAAGCCAAGCAAACCCACCAAACCAACCCCCAAACCTAGGCCTGGCCTCCAGCCTAAACCCACCCCAAAACCAACAAAACAGCCACTAGTGAAGAAACCTCCACCACGCAAACCTATCGTCAAGCCTGCAGTCAAGCCCACGGCTAAAGCCAAACCAGCTAAACCCACACCTAAAGCACCTGTGAAAAAGCCTACTCCTAAACCTGGAACTAAATCTACACCCAAACCTAAGATTATTAAGCCAACACTCAAACCATTCTTCAAGCCTAAACCCACACGTAAGCCTGCACCGAAGACCAAGCCCACCTTAAAACCTGGTGTCAAACCAGTAAAGCCAACCTCCAAGAGTGGAGTTAAACCAACAGCCAAACCCAAGATTAAGCCTAAGGTGACACCTAAACCTGGAGTTAGCAAAACAGTTACGAAGAAGCCTTTTGTGAGCAAGAAAC CTTTACCACTGAACCCACTGTGTATACAAGCCTGTAAGAGGACAGGAACTCTCCATTCCAGCTTCTGCCCTCATGACTTTG TGATTACGGGTAAGGTTACATCTGTGACCACTGGTCCGAGGGGCTCAGCGACAGTTGAGGTATACATAATCAAGGCCTATAAGGCAGGACAACTGAACATCACCAAATCAGGGCCGATCATGTCGGTCACATTGACCTCCACCTGCAAGAGATGCCCTGGGCTACTCAAAG GCCGAAACTACGTGTTGATGGGAAATGTTGACGCACAGGGCAACGGCCTTCTCAGCCCCTCCAGCTTCACTCTCCTCTATAAGCCCATCCACGCCAAAGCACTGGCCAACCTCTCACGCAAATCGTGCTAA